The sequence GGGCGTGGAGCCTGTGCAACACTTCAACGACCTTTTTGCCGTTGATGCGGTCGCCTTCGCGGGCCTCCTCAATTGGAACTCTCAGTTTCAATGAGATCACCCCCCTCCCTTACTGGTTGACCGCCTCGGCGGTCGTGGTTTCTTCGTTACCCAACAGTACGTTTGGTTTGTTGGCATAAAATAAGTCGGGGAAAAGTTCCGATGCGGGGATGCCGAACAGGTTTTCCATGGCTAATGCCAATGGCAACCTGGGATTTCTGCTCCCTTGCTCAATCATGCCGTAGAAACTTGGCGTAACGCCCAGTCTCTCGGCAACCTGGGCCTGTGTCCAACCGTGCTCTTTCCTGGCTTCAATTAAGCGATACCGTCTCATGTTTTGTCCACCTCCTTACCAAACGCTCTGTTGGGTTTCTGGCTCCATTATACCCAACGTAAGGTTGGGTTGTCAATAGGTTAGCCAACTTTTTGTTGGGTAAATTTTATAACCCAACACCGTGTGGTATAATG is a genomic window of Bacillota bacterium containing:
- a CDS encoding helix-turn-helix transcriptional regulator — protein: MRRYRLIEARKEHGWTQAQVAERLGVTPSFYGMIEQGSRNPRLPLALAMENLFGIPASELFPDLFYANKPNVLLGNEETTTAEAVNQ